Proteins from one Deltaproteobacteria bacterium genomic window:
- a CDS encoding DUF2459 domain-containing protein, with protein MALRHFTYFSRWLIILLALVTGCSEPVADLPAVQPHSSQRVWVAHDDWHAAVILRAADIPPGSLVEARDFPDAEYLEISWGDAEYFPAVTPGVSSALKAALWSSGSVIHIVGFGGNVAKAYPKARIIEIALADEDLRRLIGFIDSDIARDDPGKAAPASPGLFPGSRFYAAKSSFSGLRTCNTWIAEAFKTAGLPVRTAWVMTASSLARQLRPHGTQMQ; from the coding sequence ATGGCACTGCGGCACTTCACATACTTTTCCCGTTGGCTGATTATCCTGCTCGCGTTGGTCACTGGCTGCAGCGAACCGGTCGCCGATTTGCCTGCCGTTCAGCCGCACAGCAGCCAGCGCGTCTGGGTAGCTCACGACGATTGGCACGCCGCGGTCATTCTACGCGCGGCGGACATTCCACCCGGCAGCCTGGTCGAAGCCCGTGACTTCCCCGACGCCGAGTATCTTGAAATCAGTTGGGGCGACGCGGAATATTTTCCCGCCGTAACGCCGGGAGTCAGCTCGGCGCTCAAGGCGGCGCTGTGGTCGAGCGGCAGCGTGATTCACATCGTCGGCTTTGGCGGCAACGTCGCCAAAGCGTATCCGAAGGCGCGCATCATCGAGATTGCGCTGGCTGACGAAGATCTGCGCCGGTTGATTGGCTTCATCGACAGCGACATTGCGAGAGACGATCCGGGCAAAGCGGCGCCGGCCTCGCCCGGGCTTTTTCCCGGTAGCCGGTTCTATGCGGCGAAAAGCAGTTTCAGCGGGCTGCGCACCTGCAACACCTGGATCGCCGAAGCCTTCAAAACCGCCGGCCTGCCGGTGCGCACCGCCTGGGTCATGACGGCGAGCAGTCTCGCACGGCAACTGCGGCCCCACGGCACACAAATGCAATAG
- a CDS encoding ABC transporter substrate-binding protein gives MTRNAFTSLLLISLCLGGSQADSATQLTRVLLTTGSVSEREAAIYVAQEQGYFRKYGLDVQFVQARSGPVGMAALSSGESQFHWGSVSGANLGAIAEGADIVFVAGFINRLTGMFMAQPKIKTPAELKGKSVGVNSLSGGGWIFSMLTLDHWGLSPERDKIQFRSLGDQTVMVQGFQTGIVDAVLVGYAHGRNLQHKGYTVLADVEKLPIAYQGSGLMSRRAFMKSNPAVAEGVFRGLLDGVNFIRNPANKSEVIRALVKGMRLRGPEDAEEGYQSLPTLYDKKIYPSADGIRNVIRLLGGTNEKIRRLRAEDLVEDSVLRKLEKEGRF, from the coding sequence ATGACGCGAAATGCCTTCACCAGCCTTCTGTTAATTTCGCTTTGTCTCGGCGGCAGCCAGGCCGACAGCGCCACCCAGCTAACCCGCGTGCTGCTCACCACCGGTTCGGTGAGCGAGCGCGAGGCGGCGATCTACGTGGCCCAGGAGCAGGGCTACTTCCGCAAGTACGGCCTCGACGTGCAGTTTGTTCAAGCGCGCAGCGGGCCGGTGGGCATGGCGGCGCTCAGTTCCGGCGAGTCGCAGTTTCATTGGGGCTCGGTCTCCGGTGCCAATCTCGGCGCCATCGCCGAAGGGGCCGATATCGTTTTCGTCGCCGGCTTCATCAATCGCTTGACCGGCATGTTCATGGCGCAGCCGAAAATCAAAACGCCGGCCGAGCTCAAAGGCAAAAGCGTCGGCGTGAATAGCCTTAGCGGCGGCGGCTGGATTTTTTCCATGTTGACGCTCGATCATTGGGGCCTCTCGCCCGAGCGCGACAAAATACAGTTTCGCTCCCTGGGCGACCAGACGGTGATGGTGCAAGGTTTTCAGACCGGCATCGTCGACGCGGTGTTGGTCGGCTATGCCCATGGCAGAAACTTGCAGCACAAAGGCTACACGGTGCTCGCCGACGTGGAGAAATTGCCGATCGCCTATCAGGGCTCGGGGCTGATGTCGCGGCGCGCCTTCATGAAGTCCAATCCTGCCGTCGCCGAAGGCGTGTTCCGCGGCCTCCTCGACGGCGTCAACTTCATTCGCAATCCGGCCAACAAAAGCGAAGTGATCCGCGCATTGGTGAAAGGCATGCGGCTGCGCGGCCCGGAGGACGCCGAAGAAGGCTATCAAAGCCTGCCGACGCTGTACGACAAGAAAATCTATCCTAGCGCAGACGGCATCCGCAACGTTATTCGACTGCTGGGCGGCACCAACGAGAAGATTCGTCGCCTCAGAGCTGAGGATCTGGTCGAGGACAGTGTGCTTCGTAAACTAGAGAAAGAAGGACGCTTTTAG
- a CDS encoding FAD-dependent oxidoreductase, producing the protein MATNPADSQLDIAVVGGGIAGIYCCLQLQKRLNDISSGNVKEALPIGGKAISKEWLKKNAVAITLYEASERLGGRIETWSIEIKPGEAGLATDTMPYGQTDGGSTDCLRAEFGPMRIEPREQPLLNDLLSYVGITEPDSDVEDIHDLKPFPSYAAEEPAEPKFTLRGEEAEQHSLLDLLLLAMLRICELINEQLEQEAERGAAKTHATAVWNPQARKYWRQFLGNSSVRRRYWKGELRDWISNLTENDYDTIRRRLKVNDVYLFDMGFWNLLSEVLSHLAVVRIRDWASYYHLIPENPNAAEWLIFWLRAFKTSSSLRGIAGGMGLMIHEAEAKLSSDPRIVIKKKHKLVRLAPDGGQMNLTFDVGAGRTASFSCHELFLALPKRPLEKLSLPTKQAALLNTVVGIPLLKAFFLIDQPWWEDNRPANRYAGDLPTRELHYSKSAKKTKGMIMVYTDRPATQFWTEYITEDIAGADKNQGGEIFYQRIIHQEAAKIWELGDRRVTSEYDTPNPRLWRRFVQYARDYEHNDFTLNHLRACGIRDWGKEPYGGACHAWRPGQKSWEVMDELEAFSLSGEKGKKHVHVCGEAYSDYQGFIEGSLRSTARVLERLGKAQPANPGYRFDAHKFLQRWSLKGGELTHWTMDRWLKASFFL; encoded by the coding sequence ATGGCGACTAACCCTGCCGACAGTCAACTAGATATCGCCGTGGTGGGCGGCGGTATTGCCGGCATTTATTGTTGCTTGCAACTGCAAAAACGGTTGAACGATATCAGCTCCGGAAACGTGAAGGAGGCATTGCCGATCGGCGGCAAGGCCATCAGCAAGGAGTGGCTGAAGAAAAATGCGGTGGCGATTACGCTTTATGAAGCGTCGGAGCGCTTGGGCGGCCGTATTGAAACCTGGTCGATTGAGATCAAGCCCGGCGAAGCCGGCTTGGCCACCGACACGATGCCGTATGGCCAGACAGACGGTGGTTCCACCGATTGCCTGCGCGCCGAGTTTGGCCCGATGCGCATCGAGCCGCGCGAGCAGCCGCTTTTGAACGACCTGCTGTCCTACGTCGGGATTACTGAACCTGACAGCGACGTCGAAGATATTCACGATCTGAAGCCTTTTCCATCCTACGCGGCGGAAGAACCGGCGGAGCCCAAGTTTACCCTGCGCGGCGAGGAGGCCGAGCAGCATTCGCTCCTCGATCTCCTGCTTTTGGCGATGCTGCGCATCTGTGAGCTGATCAACGAACAACTTGAACAGGAAGCCGAGCGCGGCGCCGCGAAAACGCACGCCACCGCGGTGTGGAATCCGCAGGCCAGGAAATATTGGCGCCAGTTTCTCGGCAACAGCTCGGTGCGGCGACGCTATTGGAAGGGCGAGTTGCGCGATTGGATTTCGAATTTAACCGAAAATGATTACGACACGATTCGGCGCCGGCTTAAAGTCAACGACGTCTATCTATTCGACATGGGTTTCTGGAATTTGCTGAGCGAGGTGTTGAGCCATCTCGCCGTGGTGCGGATTCGCGACTGGGCGAGCTACTACCATCTGATTCCGGAAAATCCTAACGCTGCCGAGTGGTTAATTTTTTGGCTGCGTGCTTTCAAAACCTCGAGCTCGCTGCGCGGCATCGCCGGCGGCATGGGCCTGATGATTCACGAAGCGGAGGCGAAACTGAGCAGCGATCCGCGGATTGTCATCAAGAAAAAGCACAAGCTGGTTCGGCTGGCGCCAGATGGCGGTCAGATGAATCTGACGTTTGACGTTGGCGCCGGACGCACGGCAAGCTTTTCGTGCCACGAGCTATTTCTCGCCCTGCCGAAACGACCGCTGGAAAAGCTCAGTTTGCCAACCAAGCAAGCGGCACTGCTGAACACGGTCGTCGGCATTCCATTGCTCAAAGCATTTTTCCTGATCGATCAACCGTGGTGGGAGGACAATCGGCCGGCCAACCGCTACGCGGGCGATCTGCCGACGCGCGAGCTGCACTATTCCAAGAGTGCCAAGAAGACCAAAGGCATGATCATGGTCTACACCGACCGCCCGGCGACCCAATTCTGGACGGAATATATCACCGAAGACATCGCCGGCGCGGACAAGAATCAAGGCGGAGAGATTTTTTATCAGCGCATCATTCATCAGGAGGCGGCAAAAATTTGGGAGTTGGGGGACAGGCGCGTCACTTCGGAATACGACACGCCGAATCCGCGTTTGTGGCGCCGCTTTGTCCAGTATGCGCGCGACTACGAGCATAACGATTTTACGCTGAACCATTTGCGTGCCTGCGGCATCCGCGATTGGGGCAAGGAGCCCTACGGCGGCGCTTGCCACGCCTGGCGCCCGGGACAGAAATCTTGGGAGGTGATGGATGAGTTGGAGGCGTTTTCGCTAAGCGGTGAAAAAGGAAAAAAGCACGTTCATGTCTGCGGTGAGGCCTATTCCGACTACCAGGGCTTCATCGAAGGCTCGTTACGTTCCACCGCGCGGGTGCTCGAACGTTTGGGTAAAGCACAACCGGCCAATCCTGGTTATCGCTTCGACGCACACAAATTCTTGCAGCGCTGGTCGCTCAAGGGGGGGGAGCTAACTCACTGGACAATGGACCGGTGGCTAAAAGCGTCCTTCTTTCTCTAG
- a CDS encoding amidohydrolase, whose product MVIDVHGHVSAPTELWAYKAGLLSARGSHGRGGVNVSDDEIRAAANKKENWAKGHLDYLKDHGTDLQLISPRPFQLMHSEKPARIVQWFTEECNNIIHRQMKLFPNTFLGVCGLPQTAGDPITNVIPELERCVKQLAFVGCLLNPDPFENNGQQPPALGDRYWYPLYEKLCELDVPAHIHGTGSRAERAPYSVHFINEETLAVFGLVNSNVFKDFPNLKIVVSHGGGAIPYQLGRFEAPSLRRGTGERFSDGMRKLYYDTVLYTEEAIRLLIKVVGVDRCLFGTECPGTGSSIDPASGRSMDHVKPLVENIEFLSAADKQKILSDNAKAVFKIK is encoded by the coding sequence ATGGTGATTGACGTACATGGGCATGTTTCGGCCCCCACGGAACTTTGGGCATATAAAGCGGGACTGTTGTCGGCACGCGGCTCCCACGGGCGCGGTGGCGTTAACGTTTCCGACGATGAAATCAGAGCCGCTGCCAACAAAAAAGAAAATTGGGCTAAGGGTCATTTGGACTATCTCAAAGACCACGGCACTGACTTGCAACTGATCTCGCCGCGGCCATTTCAATTGATGCATTCGGAAAAGCCGGCGCGCATCGTCCAGTGGTTCACTGAGGAGTGCAATAATATCATTCATCGCCAGATGAAATTGTTTCCCAACACTTTTCTTGGTGTTTGCGGATTGCCGCAAACCGCCGGTGATCCGATCACAAACGTGATTCCCGAGCTAGAACGGTGCGTCAAGCAACTGGCCTTCGTCGGTTGTCTGCTCAATCCCGACCCCTTTGAAAACAACGGCCAGCAGCCCCCTGCGCTAGGCGATCGCTACTGGTATCCGCTCTACGAAAAGCTCTGCGAGCTCGATGTGCCAGCCCATATACATGGCACCGGGTCGCGCGCCGAGCGCGCCCCCTACTCAGTGCACTTTATCAACGAAGAAACCCTGGCCGTCTTCGGTCTCGTCAATTCCAATGTCTTCAAGGATTTCCCAAATTTGAAAATCGTCGTCAGCCACGGCGGCGGTGCGATCCCGTATCAACTAGGGCGCTTCGAAGCGCCGTCGCTGCGGCGCGGTACCGGCGAGCGTTTTTCCGATGGTATGCGCAAGCTCTATTACGATACGGTGCTATATACCGAAGAGGCGATCCGTTTGCTTATCAAAGTAGTCGGCGTCGACCGGTGTTTGTTCGGCACGGAGTGTCCAGGGACTGGTTCTTCCATCGATCCTGCGAGCGGGCGGTCTATGGATCATGTCAAACCTCTGGTTGAGAATATCGAATTCCTCAGTGCTGCGGATAAACAGAAGATTCTCAGTGATAACGCAAAAGCCGTGTTCAAGATCAAGTAG
- a CDS encoding FAD-binding protein, translating into MANYDVIIVGSGLAGLTAGLFAARQGLSTLVFEANIPGGHLVSIEKIEDFPGFPDGVAGYELCPNLQRQAGDAGAEFSRAEVSRIEAQGRFWLVSSDGDKHQAKAVIVATGSTPKGLGVPGEEKLEGGGVSHCASCDGPLYNGQTVAVGGGGDSALQEALTLTNYAERVLVFNDGERFSGQANYQQRVFSSSKITAHHRTVIEEILGDEVVTGVRIRNVASGEKSAVELAGVFVYTGLKPNTALLRDLVKLSDSGHVATDVSMQTERAGLFAAGDIRVDSASQAITSAGDGATAAIAAARYIEKSFS; encoded by the coding sequence ATGGCAAATTACGATGTGATTATTGTCGGTTCGGGTTTGGCGGGTTTGACGGCGGGTTTGTTCGCAGCGCGTCAAGGGTTGTCGACCCTAGTGTTTGAAGCGAATATCCCTGGCGGCCATTTGGTTAGCATCGAGAAGATCGAAGACTTTCCTGGGTTTCCCGACGGCGTGGCGGGTTATGAGCTCTGTCCCAACTTGCAGCGCCAGGCAGGGGATGCCGGAGCGGAGTTTTCACGCGCTGAAGTTTCGCGCATCGAGGCCCAAGGGCGCTTTTGGTTGGTGAGTAGCGACGGCGACAAGCATCAGGCGAAGGCGGTGATCGTGGCCACTGGCTCGACGCCCAAAGGTCTCGGTGTGCCCGGCGAAGAAAAACTTGAGGGCGGGGGAGTGAGCCACTGCGCCAGTTGCGATGGGCCGCTCTACAACGGCCAAACAGTAGCGGTCGGCGGCGGCGGCGATTCGGCGCTGCAAGAAGCGTTGACGCTGACAAACTATGCCGAGCGCGTGCTTGTCTTCAACGACGGCGAGCGTTTCAGCGGCCAAGCGAACTATCAGCAGCGGGTCTTTAGCAGCAGCAAGATCACCGCGCACCATCGAACGGTGATCGAGGAAATTCTCGGTGACGAAGTTGTTACCGGCGTGCGTATCCGCAATGTCGCCTCCGGGGAGAAATCGGCAGTCGAGTTGGCCGGTGTCTTTGTCTACACGGGTTTAAAACCGAATACCGCTCTGCTGCGCGATCTCGTTAAGCTCAGCGACAGCGGCCATGTGGCGACCGACGTCTCGATGCAGACTGAGCGCGCCGGGCTTTTTGCCGCCGGTGATATTCGAGTCGACTCGGCATCGCAGGCGATCACCTCGGCGGGGGACGGCGCGACGGCGGCGATCGCAGCGGCGCGCTACATTGAGAAGTCCTTCTCATGA
- a CDS encoding extracellular solute-binding protein, which translates to MTRCKQIGRASAVALSAVALLLSAYGAVRAAAAPAKAESMDELYEKAKKEGGKLTLYMALSQRSADIIFPQFKKRFPAITPDHVDATGDKLIARMVAEARGGRVLADVFGSALPYIAQVSEMKLIEPLNIPEAAAYPATLKSDQWVATDTQFFIIGWNTGLVKKGDEPKSFEDMAHPRWKDALMAEPRDYQIMVGLAKKYKSDDKAMDLLKRIALNNVEFHRGHSQLAEFLVAGQRPVCFTCYAHHFPPRVKKGAPVLPLLNEGIGEVGGAVSIVKGAPRPNTALLWARWAVSEEGQRAYAEAGETPAHPKVEPLEKVRPATVHMLTLDDVKEFPRYEKLWKDAFQIR; encoded by the coding sequence ATGACACGTTGTAAACAGATCGGCCGCGCCAGCGCAGTTGCGCTCAGCGCCGTGGCGCTGTTGTTGAGTGCGTATGGCGCGGTGCGCGCGGCGGCTGCGCCGGCTAAGGCTGAATCGATGGACGAACTCTACGAGAAGGCCAAGAAAGAGGGCGGCAAGCTGACCCTTTATATGGCGCTGTCGCAGCGCTCCGCGGATATTATTTTCCCGCAGTTTAAAAAACGCTTCCCGGCGATTACCCCCGATCATGTCGACGCCACCGGCGACAAGTTGATCGCCCGCATGGTGGCCGAAGCGCGCGGCGGCCGGGTGCTGGCCGACGTGTTTGGCAGCGCGCTGCCTTATATTGCGCAGGTCTCGGAGATGAAGTTGATCGAGCCGCTCAACATTCCCGAAGCGGCGGCCTATCCGGCGACGTTGAAAAGCGATCAATGGGTGGCCACCGATACGCAATTTTTCATCATCGGCTGGAATACCGGCCTGGTGAAAAAAGGCGATGAGCCGAAGAGCTTCGAGGACATGGCGCATCCGCGTTGGAAGGACGCCTTGATGGCTGAGCCGCGCGATTACCAAATTATGGTCGGCTTGGCGAAAAAGTACAAGAGCGACGACAAAGCGATGGATCTGCTCAAGCGCATCGCGCTCAACAATGTCGAGTTTCACCGCGGCCACTCGCAGCTCGCGGAGTTTTTGGTCGCGGGGCAGCGGCCGGTTTGCTTTACCTGCTACGCCCATCACTTCCCGCCGCGGGTGAAGAAAGGAGCGCCGGTCCTGCCGCTGTTGAATGAAGGCATCGGCGAGGTAGGCGGCGCCGTGTCCATCGTAAAAGGCGCACCGCGCCCCAACACTGCGCTGCTCTGGGCGCGCTGGGCGGTCAGTGAAGAAGGGCAGCGTGCCTACGCTGAGGCGGGCGAAACGCCGGCCCATCCAAAGGTTGAGCCGTTGGAGAAAGTGCGGCCGGCGACGGTGCACATGCTGACGCTGGACGATGTCAAAGAATTCCCCCGCTACGAAAAACTTTGGAAGGATGCGTTTCAGATTCGCTAA